A genomic segment from Saprospiraceae bacterium encodes:
- a CDS encoding phosphoglycerate kinase → MNLDFKGKKALIRVDFNVPLDSNYQITDDTRIRAALPTLKHILDHGGAAIVMSHLGRPSKKLNEDGSLDREKFTLNHLVDYLANLLGTKVHFCEEAVGPKAQAMAANLPSGEVLLLENTRFYPGETKGDEDFAKELAKLGDLYINDAFGTAHRAHASTTTVAHYFGPNEKAFGFLMQKEIDNASKVIHHPDRPVTAIIGGAKVSDKILLLEKLIDFVDNLIVGGGMAFTFLKAQGGTIGNSLVEDDKLDLALALLEKAKAKGVNLLLPIDSLIADQFSNDAQRMAANSKSIPDGWMGLDIGPEAMATFSQTILASKTILWNGPMGVFEFPHFATGTKTIAETVAKATAQGSFSLVGGGDSVAAVNQMGLADEVSYVSTGGGAMLEFLEGKVLPGIAAITE, encoded by the coding sequence ATGAATCTTGATTTTAAAGGAAAAAAAGCCTTAATTCGAGTCGACTTCAATGTGCCATTGGATAGTAATTATCAAATTACAGATGATACTCGCATCCGTGCCGCATTGCCTACTTTAAAGCACATCCTCGACCATGGCGGGGCAGCTATTGTTATGTCTCACTTGGGGCGACCTAGCAAAAAACTCAATGAAGATGGTAGTCTTGATCGAGAGAAGTTTACCCTAAACCATCTGGTCGATTATTTAGCTAATTTGCTGGGTACAAAGGTTCACTTTTGTGAAGAAGCAGTAGGCCCAAAAGCGCAGGCTATGGCAGCTAATCTTCCTTCGGGAGAGGTATTACTATTGGAAAACACCCGATTTTATCCTGGAGAGACCAAAGGGGATGAAGACTTTGCCAAGGAATTGGCCAAATTGGGTGACCTTTATATAAATGATGCCTTCGGAACGGCCCACCGAGCACACGCTTCGACAACCACTGTCGCGCACTATTTTGGCCCAAATGAGAAGGCTTTCGGCTTCTTGATGCAAAAGGAAATTGATAATGCGAGCAAGGTTATCCACCACCCTGATCGGCCCGTTACGGCCATAATTGGTGGCGCTAAGGTCTCTGACAAAATCCTACTGCTAGAAAAACTAATCGACTTTGTAGACAACCTGATTGTTGGTGGAGGAATGGCTTTTACTTTTTTGAAGGCGCAAGGTGGAACAATCGGTAATTCTTTAGTTGAAGATGATAAATTGGACCTGGCTTTGGCACTGCTAGAAAAGGCTAAAGCTAAAGGTGTTAACCTCCTTTTACCCATCGATTCGCTGATTGCTGATCAATTTTCCAATGATGCCCAGCGGATGGCGGCTAATAGCAAGTCCATTCCTGATGGTTGGATGGGCCTCGATATAGGTCCAGAAGCCATGGCGACCTTTAGCCAAACCATTCTTGCGTCCAAAACCATTTTATGGAATGGCCCGATGGGGGTTTTCGAATTCCCACATTTTGCTACCGGCACCAAGACCATCGCTGAAACAGTAGCAAAGGCCACTGCACAAGGGTCCTTCTCCTTGGTTGGTGGTGGCGACTCCGTAGCAGCTGTTAACCAAATGGGCTTGGCGGATGAGGTAAGCTATGTTTCAACGGGTGGTGGTGCGATGCTGGAGTTCCTGGAAGGCAAGGTTTTGCCTGGAATCGCAGCCATTACGGAGTAA
- the gap gene encoding type I glyceraldehyde-3-phosphate dehydrogenase → MSKKIAINGFGRIGRLTLRNLLKKTDVEIVAINDLTDNATLAHLLKYDSAQGPFEGTVEATDDALIINGKKIHAYAERNPEALPWAELGVDLVLECTGIFTDKAKAGMHLTAGAKDVVISAPAKGAGVQTIVLGVNDDQLDRRANIFSNASCTTNCLAPVAKILNDNWGIVNGSMTTVHAYTADQNIQDGPHKDLRRARAAAFNIVPTSTGAAAAVGLVVPEVDGKLFAIAVRVPVITGSMIEANVVLKKSTTVAEVNAKFKEMAEGPMKGILQYTEDPIVSGDIVRNTHSSIFDAGMTDINGNMLKVVSWYDNEAGYSARLADLAHLVCTK, encoded by the coding sequence ATGTCTAAAAAAATTGCTATCAATGGTTTTGGCCGAATCGGAAGGCTAACACTCCGCAACCTACTCAAAAAAACAGATGTTGAGATCGTAGCGATCAACGACCTTACCGATAATGCAACCCTTGCTCACCTACTGAAATATGACTCGGCTCAAGGCCCCTTTGAAGGCACTGTTGAGGCTACTGATGATGCCCTCATTATCAATGGAAAAAAAATCCACGCCTATGCTGAACGAAACCCTGAAGCATTGCCCTGGGCTGAGCTTGGTGTAGATTTGGTATTGGAATGTACAGGCATTTTTACCGATAAAGCTAAAGCAGGGATGCACCTTACGGCTGGTGCCAAAGATGTAGTCATTTCTGCGCCTGCAAAGGGTGCTGGGGTACAAACCATCGTATTAGGTGTGAATGATGACCAATTGGATCGTCGGGCTAATATTTTCTCTAATGCTTCTTGTACGACCAATTGTTTGGCGCCTGTCGCTAAAATTTTGAACGATAACTGGGGGATCGTTAATGGTTCGATGACAACAGTTCACGCTTATACGGCAGATCAAAATATTCAGGATGGTCCTCACAAAGACCTTCGACGGGCCAGAGCAGCTGCTTTTAATATTGTTCCTACGAGCACTGGTGCAGCGGCAGCTGTAGGTTTGGTTGTTCCGGAAGTGGATGGTAAATTATTTGCTATTGCCGTGCGTGTACCGGTGATAACAGGTTCTATGATTGAGGCGAATGTAGTCTTGAAAAAATCAACAACGGTTGCCGAAGTTAACGCCAAGTTCAAAGAAATGGCAGAAGGGCCAATGAAAGGCATCCTTCAATATACCGAAGATCCTATCGTTTCTGGTGATATTGTCCGCAATACGCATTCTTCTATTTTTGATGCTGGTATGACCGACATCAATGGCAATATGCTTAAAGTGGTAAGCTGGTATGATAATGAGGCTGGTTATTCTGCTCGATTGGCCGACTTGGCTCACCTTGTGTGTACGAAGTAA
- a CDS encoding outer membrane beta-barrel protein, producing MLKSLEKSILISAQVLLISNIIFCQAEIGVTGGIHINNQITLNPNIYPKTTLNPQMSEGFNITLFYQKPIKRDLFLRGQLLISSFKKRFKINSGGKLFTSVTKGEIKPTEISIGVVPTIKITDKPIIQVGFGANYIHQINNPKVNIITTAHNFHAGESITIEKTINQSEIINKNGLGLIFNAEMKIPITSDIKLVTGLNVNQQITRFVSANVSDSKVYTGIIGYVIGIMIE from the coding sequence ATGCTTAAATCCCTGGAAAAGAGCATTTTGATATCAGCACAGGTCTTATTGATTTCGAATATTATTTTTTGTCAAGCAGAAATTGGCGTAACAGGAGGGATACATATAAACAATCAAATAACCCTAAACCCTAATATCTATCCAAAAACAACATTGAATCCCCAAATGTCTGAAGGATTTAATATTACCTTATTTTATCAAAAACCCATAAAAAGGGATTTATTTTTAAGAGGCCAATTATTGATTTCAAGCTTTAAAAAAAGATTTAAAATCAATAGCGGAGGAAAACTCTTTACTTCTGTTACAAAAGGAGAAATAAAACCGACGGAAATAAGTATTGGTGTTGTTCCAACCATAAAAATAACAGATAAACCGATTATACAAGTTGGATTTGGAGCCAACTATATTCATCAAATAAATAATCCAAAAGTAAATATAATTACAACTGCACATAATTTTCATGCTGGAGAATCAATAACAATTGAGAAAACGATTAATCAATCAGAAATAATCAACAAGAATGGTTTGGGGTTAATATTCAATGCGGAGATGAAAATACCAATCACTTCCGATATTAAACTAGTAACCGGGCTAAATGTAAATCAACAAATAACAAGATTTGTATCGGCAAATGTATCGGATTCAAAAGTATATACGGGAATAATAGGTTATGTAATAGGGATAATGATTGAATAA
- a CDS encoding arylsulfatase — MLLSYWLVSCTTISSPGDPPPNVLLILLDDMGFGDINFAGNELLQTPHLNALQQESVSFEQFYVSPVCAPTRASLLTGRYHQRGGVRSVTNGFETLHPDETTLAELLQQAGYRTGLFGKWHLGEYYPSVPNAQGFDEFLGFRTGHTADYYDATLEHNGQLQATSGYITDVLTEEALAFMTQTSNSPFFCYLSYNAPHTPLLIDSSYFLPFLEKGLDERTARVYGMMENLDENIGQLLSALDLSNTLVLFLSDNGPINGWKVAQEKMRYNAGLRDQKFTTFEGGIRTQCLWRWDKHWDARVVKETAAAHIDILPTLMSQLNLSIPDQLEIDGMDLSPLLLGQTAPRLQERFIFQNYHLETVHEPAPYPGGVAIQGPWKMVDGKMLYYLKDDPGESQNLADQLPDKLAQMQNAYERWWVSLSLTPKQFGMQIPVGHPAENPVFLQPHHGLATGQLQFTGQRGLLGENIGTHPSGVDGDWLANWSSEKDGITWLIDVQVTSDYEIGISSRGQLGDEVPVQLKSGSQVRNLMLTTNDRPEVWQDLLLTQLHLAKGIDTLTFRLSEMVPANNFELRALWLRRK, encoded by the coding sequence ATGCTTCTATCATATTGGTTAGTCTCTTGCACTACAATCAGCAGTCCAGGCGACCCGCCTCCTAATGTGCTATTGATCCTGCTGGATGACATGGGATTCGGAGATATTAATTTCGCCGGAAATGAGCTATTGCAGACTCCTCATCTCAATGCATTACAGCAGGAGAGCGTTAGTTTTGAGCAGTTCTACGTTTCCCCGGTTTGCGCGCCTACCCGAGCGAGTCTTTTGACAGGTCGCTATCATCAGCGAGGCGGTGTAAGAAGTGTCACTAATGGTTTTGAAACCCTCCATCCGGATGAAACTACTTTAGCAGAATTGCTACAACAGGCAGGCTACCGAACGGGGCTTTTCGGTAAATGGCACTTAGGCGAATATTACCCTTCCGTACCCAATGCCCAAGGTTTCGACGAATTCCTGGGCTTCCGCACCGGCCATACGGCCGATTATTACGATGCCACCTTGGAACACAATGGCCAACTCCAAGCAACCAGCGGCTATATCACCGACGTTTTGACCGAAGAAGCGCTGGCATTTATGACCCAAACTTCCAATAGTCCTTTCTTTTGCTACCTATCCTACAACGCTCCGCATACGCCGCTACTGATTGATAGCAGCTACTTTCTACCCTTCCTCGAAAAAGGACTGGATGAACGAACGGCTAGGGTATATGGTATGATGGAAAATTTAGATGAAAACATCGGGCAGTTGTTATCTGCTTTAGACCTCAGCAATACCCTGGTCTTATTCCTAAGTGATAATGGCCCGATCAATGGCTGGAAGGTGGCGCAGGAGAAAATGCGCTACAATGCAGGTTTACGCGATCAGAAATTCACCACTTTTGAAGGGGGGATCCGTACGCAATGTCTTTGGAGGTGGGATAAGCATTGGGATGCCAGAGTCGTCAAGGAAACAGCCGCAGCTCACATCGATATCTTGCCTACTTTGATGAGTCAACTCAATCTGTCCATACCCGACCAACTTGAAATAGATGGCATGGACCTATCTCCTCTCCTACTTGGCCAAACTGCACCACGCCTGCAAGAACGATTTATCTTCCAGAATTATCATTTAGAAACGGTACATGAGCCAGCTCCCTATCCCGGCGGCGTGGCCATTCAAGGACCTTGGAAAATGGTAGATGGAAAGATGCTTTATTACTTAAAAGACGACCCTGGCGAGTCTCAAAACCTAGCTGATCAACTCCCCGACAAGCTAGCTCAAATGCAAAACGCCTATGAAAGGTGGTGGGTAAGTCTATCTTTAACACCTAAGCAATTCGGGATGCAAATCCCTGTTGGCCACCCAGCTGAAAATCCGGTTTTTCTCCAACCTCATCATGGTCTAGCCACAGGGCAGCTGCAATTTACAGGACAACGCGGCTTGCTGGGAGAAAACATCGGGACGCACCCAAGCGGTGTAGATGGAGACTGGCTGGCCAACTGGTCAAGCGAAAAAGACGGAATTACCTGGCTGATAGATGTACAAGTCACTTCGGATTATGAAATTGGCATTAGTTCTCGGGGGCAATTAGGCGATGAAGTACCTGTGCAACTCAAATCGGGCTCCCAAGTCCGGAATTTAATGCTTACTACAAATGACCGTCCGGAAGTCTGGCAAGATCTTCTACTTACGCAGCTCCATTTAGCAAAGGGCATAGACACCTTGACATTCAGACTTTCTGAAATGGTTCCTGCTAATAATTTTGAGCTGCGGGCGCTGTGGCTGAGGCGAAAATAG
- the creD gene encoding cell envelope integrity protein CreD: MKTESLLDRLNNWARNSVTLKLMVIGIMILFLLIPATMLTSLIYERENLRDGAIREVSEKWGLQQTLSGPVISVPYQSTTLNSEGKAFTTSGYAHFLPDTLAFEGTLEPQKRYRGIYVVVLYNGQIKVSGAFGHLNAAALTIPEEDLAWEDALFTFGISDMKGVKNSISAQVQDTTFSFGPGTVTKDILASGASFPIDLRQSRENLDFSFTLNLNGSSGLFFAPFGKVTSVQLQSPWPDPGFTGAFLPDHHTVNQDGFMAQWQVLQLNRSYPQQGQGAYIAGGQYDSYQAELSYTNQANVGSSANFFGVQLLLPIDEYQKTMRSAKYAGIFIVVTFLTFFFIEILNKKRLHPIQYLLVGAAVILFYVLLLSISEQLNFNQAYLIGCVIILTLITTYSYFILRSQQLTWLVAGVLAILYGFFYSLMQLQDYALLLGSLGLLLILATIMYLTRNIDWYHLKSEE; the protein is encoded by the coding sequence ATGAAAACCGAATCCCTACTCGATCGGCTCAACAATTGGGCCCGCAATTCCGTAACCCTCAAACTAATGGTTATCGGGATAATGATCCTGTTTCTGTTGATCCCTGCCACGATGCTCACTTCCCTGATTTACGAGCGGGAAAACCTACGCGACGGCGCCATTCGGGAAGTAAGCGAAAAATGGGGATTGCAGCAAACCCTGTCTGGACCAGTCATTTCCGTACCCTACCAGTCCACTACATTGAACAGCGAAGGGAAAGCCTTTACTACCTCCGGTTATGCTCACTTTTTACCAGACACCCTTGCCTTTGAAGGTACTCTCGAACCACAAAAACGGTATCGGGGTATTTACGTGGTCGTATTATATAATGGACAAATAAAGGTCTCTGGTGCCTTCGGCCACCTCAATGCTGCTGCATTGACTATTCCTGAAGAAGATCTGGCATGGGAGGATGCCTTATTTACCTTCGGCATCAGCGATATGAAAGGAGTGAAAAACAGCATAAGCGCACAAGTACAAGACACTACCTTCAGTTTTGGTCCAGGTACGGTGACCAAAGACATCCTAGCCTCCGGAGCCAGTTTCCCGATTGATTTGCGCCAGAGCAGGGAAAACCTGGATTTTTCGTTTACCCTCAACCTCAATGGCAGCAGCGGGCTCTTTTTCGCACCTTTCGGCAAGGTGACCTCAGTACAGCTACAGTCTCCCTGGCCCGACCCCGGGTTTACCGGCGCTTTTCTGCCAGACCATCACACGGTCAATCAGGACGGATTTATGGCGCAATGGCAAGTGCTCCAGCTCAATCGTAGCTATCCGCAACAGGGGCAGGGAGCCTATATAGCGGGCGGCCAGTACGATAGCTACCAGGCGGAGCTTAGCTATACGAACCAGGCCAATGTTGGCAGTTCGGCCAATTTCTTTGGCGTTCAATTGCTGCTACCGATCGATGAATACCAAAAGACCATGCGTTCGGCCAAATATGCTGGTATTTTCATCGTTGTCACCTTTCTCACCTTCTTCTTTATCGAGATCCTAAATAAAAAGCGCCTCCATCCCATCCAGTATTTGTTGGTAGGTGCCGCAGTGATTCTATTTTATGTACTCCTGCTATCTATTTCCGAGCAGCTCAATTTCAACCAGGCCTATTTGATAGGCTGTGTCATCATCTTAACCCTCATCACCACCTATTCCTATTTCATTCTCCGCAGTCAGCAACTTACCTGGCTTGTCGCAGGCGTCCTGGCCATTCTTTATGGATTCTTTTATTCCTTAATGCAATTGCAGGATTATGCTTTGCTACTTGGCAGCCTCGGCCTCTTGCTGATCCTCGCCACCATCATGTACCTCACTCGAAATATCGATTGGTATCATTTGAAAAGTGAGGAGTAA
- a CDS encoding T9SS type A sorting domain-containing protein yields the protein MNTLRFLMMLTLLFTNSLSSQTLPPHTLDFRGLWVTDFRTEVLGNLSAENELLEYAVANDFNYLICTNIFQILTANCTSFTSEMMDLQAFIEKAHTVYNIQYISGNVGTDATASKIQDYNNCSTVTDAQKFDMITYECEFYNSSSNASCSNFTSYFSQLQNIRTICDSTAGSDPSQHLVCEVYIGGAGSTGNVLTNSSQPEMQQIAALSDHILITYYRSDPFQSGGNFFNWTISRLEWLASPGDLPNKIVLLLKSRETDTNNMHNYLLTYGGTHFDALRDPYHAWVEGTAYNSSLTKGYIASYMDGTYLWLSGIQVVGFTWFEHLANLEISDTLTSSISVLPTDGRFTTYPNPAQLTITVNEIPVDHLELWNMSGNLLRKENNKSISVVGLPNGLYLLKIKTKDRLFLTKVMVQY from the coding sequence ATGAATACATTGAGATTTTTGATGATGCTTACTTTATTGTTTACAAATTCCTTGAGTAGCCAGACATTGCCGCCTCATACTTTGGATTTTAGAGGCCTATGGGTAACGGATTTCAGGACAGAAGTGCTTGGTAATCTTAGTGCAGAAAATGAATTGCTCGAATATGCCGTAGCCAATGATTTCAATTATTTGATCTGTACCAATATATTCCAGATATTGACTGCTAATTGTACTTCCTTTACCAGCGAAATGATGGATTTACAAGCCTTCATTGAAAAAGCGCATACGGTTTACAATATTCAATATATCAGCGGAAATGTGGGTACGGACGCTACAGCTAGTAAAATCCAGGATTACAATAATTGTTCGACCGTCACGGATGCTCAGAAATTCGATATGATTACTTATGAATGTGAATTTTACAACAGCAGTTCTAATGCCTCCTGCTCCAATTTTACTTCCTATTTTTCCCAGCTACAAAACATACGAACGATTTGTGATTCGACGGCGGGAAGCGACCCGTCTCAACACTTGGTTTGTGAAGTATATATCGGCGGGGCGGGAAGTACGGGGAATGTACTCACCAATTCCTCTCAACCCGAAATGCAACAGATCGCTGCTTTATCAGATCATATTTTAATTACCTATTACCGTTCCGATCCATTCCAATCTGGTGGCAATTTTTTCAACTGGACGATTTCCCGGTTGGAGTGGCTGGCAAGCCCGGGAGACCTCCCAAATAAAATTGTGCTCTTACTCAAGTCTCGCGAAACGGATACCAATAATATGCATAATTACCTGCTCACCTATGGCGGAACACACTTTGATGCCTTAAGAGATCCCTACCACGCTTGGGTGGAAGGCACTGCTTATAATAGCAGTCTCACCAAAGGCTATATCGCCAGTTATATGGATGGGACCTATTTATGGTTGAGTGGTATTCAGGTAGTTGGCTTTACCTGGTTTGAACATTTAGCCAATCTTGAAATTTCCGATACCCTGACTTCTTCCATTTCAGTTCTTCCCACCGATGGTCGGTTTACTACTTATCCAAACCCGGCACAGCTTACCATTACCGTTAATGAAATTCCGGTCGATCATCTGGAATTATGGAATATGTCCGGCAATCTGCTGAGGAAAGAAAATAATAAAAGTATATCTGTAGTGGGTCTTCCAAATGGTTTATATCTACTGAAGATAAAAACGAAGGACCGTCTCTTTTTAACCAAGGTGATGGTGCAATATTGA
- a CDS encoding aldo/keto reductase: MNAATTTTTLAPDLHISRILTGLWQIADMEREGKAIDLQQTAQGMQTYLEAGLTTFDMADHYGSAELVAGIFGQQVGPGQIQCLTKWVPDAEGKGSKARVRSAVERALSRLQMDQLDLLQYHAWQYADPAWLDDLFWLQELQEEGLIRHLGLTNFDTVHLNMVIQSGIRVVSNQISYSLIDQRAAGAMTELCQQHDIKILAFGTLAGGLLTEKWLHTSEKPADQLATWSEMKYKRFIDTAGGWQPYQHLLQTLAGIAKQHDASIANIATKYILDQPAVGGVIIGARLGQSEHIKDNLRLLDIELGEDSRSLIREALSGLQPIPGDCGDEYRKAPFLTASGDLSHHLETLPAPYPVQSMGAERQKALSGTIWEDLAGFSRAVRIGQRILVSGTTATHGDRMIGGNDPTAQTHFVIDKIEGALQSLGGKLEAVVRTRIYIQNMADWEAISRAHGQRFGHIQPANTLIRADLIGAGYLVEMEAEAILNT; encoded by the coding sequence ATGAACGCTGCAACGACCACCACCACCTTGGCCCCCGACCTCCACATTTCCCGCATCCTCACCGGGCTCTGGCAAATTGCCGATATGGAAAGAGAAGGTAAAGCCATCGACCTGCAACAGACGGCCCAAGGGATGCAAACCTATCTGGAAGCCGGATTAACGACCTTCGACATGGCTGATCATTACGGTTCGGCTGAATTAGTTGCAGGTATCTTTGGCCAGCAAGTGGGCCCCGGTCAGATCCAATGCTTGACCAAATGGGTCCCTGATGCCGAGGGCAAAGGGAGTAAAGCGCGGGTGCGTTCCGCCGTAGAAAGGGCCTTGAGTCGGCTGCAAATGGACCAGTTAGACCTGTTGCAATACCACGCCTGGCAATACGCCGATCCCGCCTGGCTGGATGACCTCTTCTGGTTGCAGGAATTACAAGAGGAAGGCCTGATCCGCCACCTCGGTCTGACCAATTTTGACACCGTTCATCTGAATATGGTGATCCAAAGCGGCATCCGGGTGGTCTCCAACCAAATTTCCTATTCTTTGATCGATCAGAGGGCGGCCGGCGCCATGACCGAGCTTTGCCAACAACACGACATCAAAATCCTGGCCTTCGGCACTTTGGCGGGTGGGTTGCTGACCGAAAAATGGCTGCATACCTCCGAAAAGCCTGCTGACCAGCTCGCCACCTGGTCTGAGATGAAATACAAGCGATTTATCGATACTGCCGGAGGTTGGCAACCCTATCAGCATTTGCTCCAGACCTTGGCCGGGATCGCCAAACAGCATGATGCCTCCATTGCCAATATTGCGACAAAGTATATCCTCGACCAACCTGCCGTTGGCGGCGTCATCATTGGTGCCCGACTGGGACAATCCGAGCATATCAAGGACAATCTGCGCCTGCTGGATATTGAACTCGGAGAGGATAGTCGATCTCTTATTCGGGAAGCCCTATCTGGTTTGCAGCCGATCCCCGGCGATTGCGGGGACGAATACCGAAAAGCACCCTTTCTAACCGCTTCCGGGGACCTCAGCCATCACCTGGAGACCTTGCCAGCACCCTATCCCGTCCAGTCGATGGGTGCTGAGCGCCAAAAAGCCCTCAGTGGGACCATTTGGGAGGACCTGGCGGGCTTCAGCCGGGCGGTTCGCATTGGCCAGCGCATCCTCGTCTCCGGCACCACCGCCACCCACGGTGACAGAATGATCGGCGGGAACGATCCGACTGCTCAAACCCACTTCGTCATCGATAAGATCGAAGGCGCCCTCCAATCCCTGGGCGGGAAACTGGAAGCGGTGGTCCGGACCCGCATTTACATCCAGAATATGGCAGATTGGGAAGCTATCTCCAGGGCTCATGGACAGCGATTTGGCCATATCCAGCCAGCCAACACCCTGATTCGCGCCGACCTTATTGGAGCGGGTTACCTGGTGGAAATGGAAGCCGAGGCGATCCTTAATACATAG
- a CDS encoding APC family permease: MKEKQKNEPSVDSPGLRRQLGLTGLAATGICSMLGASVYVVPFMIQRSVPGIGPHVLPAFLFAAVPAILAAMAYAILSTAMPRAGGSYLYASRGLHPYLGFVASFSQWFGLSIAIGVISYIIIPFFRDMAASLGWEDAAQLLERGPVRVSLAILLLWTFVGINVLGVRFYERILVPLMVMMFGLGAIVIIAGFSFDHSDFAASLLQKEGRALPLTNPGLSLHTLLTAAALLFSSFIGFDSIAQAGGEAKNPQRSLPLAIGIAIGSVGAYYFIFTAAVYHAIPWTFVSEQALQKDISAPGLLSYLLTPGWAVAITLGAAIALINDLPAMLLSVSRLMFAWAEDGIFPKQVARIHTKYQTPVVAILVSGGMATVGILGSHLAGDFFLGIDIMVTAMLVNFLLMCLTVIRLPFYNPSLARSVTLFKSRSIQWLIALPGAALLVLFLVVHTQKDLQSTVTAWYFHSTLVWLIVMGIASLIFLWKIRQLKRAGKDIKTAFKSLPPH; this comes from the coding sequence ATGAAAGAAAAGCAAAAAAACGAACCATCGGTCGATTCCCCCGGACTTCGTCGTCAACTTGGGTTGACGGGGCTGGCAGCTACGGGGATTTGCTCCATGCTGGGGGCCTCGGTATACGTGGTCCCTTTTATGATACAACGCAGTGTGCCCGGTATTGGGCCGCATGTTTTGCCGGCCTTTTTGTTCGCCGCAGTGCCCGCTATTTTAGCAGCGATGGCCTATGCCATCCTGTCGACAGCCATGCCGCGGGCCGGGGGTAGTTACCTGTATGCCAGCCGGGGACTCCACCCCTACCTGGGTTTTGTGGCTAGCTTTTCGCAGTGGTTTGGCTTATCAATTGCCATTGGTGTCATTTCCTATATTATCATTCCTTTTTTCAGGGACATGGCGGCCTCTTTGGGATGGGAAGACGCAGCCCAATTGCTGGAACGAGGCCCAGTCAGGGTGAGCCTGGCCATCCTTCTGCTTTGGACTTTTGTCGGGATCAATGTCTTGGGGGTACGCTTTTATGAACGCATCCTGGTCCCCCTCATGGTCATGATGTTTGGGCTGGGGGCCATTGTCATTATTGCCGGTTTTTCTTTTGACCACAGCGATTTTGCCGCCAGCTTGTTGCAGAAAGAAGGCCGAGCGCTACCGCTTACTAACCCTGGCTTGTCGTTACATACCCTACTTACAGCTGCCGCGCTATTATTTTCCAGCTTTATTGGTTTCGATTCCATCGCACAGGCAGGCGGAGAAGCCAAAAATCCACAGCGCTCCCTTCCGCTGGCCATCGGCATCGCCATTGGGTCTGTTGGTGCTTATTATTTTATCTTCACCGCTGCGGTTTACCATGCCATTCCATGGACCTTTGTTTCTGAACAGGCCTTGCAAAAAGATATTTCGGCGCCTGGATTATTGAGCTATTTGCTGACGCCTGGTTGGGCAGTGGCCATTACCTTGGGTGCCGCCATTGCCTTGATCAACGACCTGCCAGCTATGCTCCTATCGGTATCCCGGCTGATGTTTGCCTGGGCGGAAGATGGCATCTTTCCCAAGCAGGTAGCCCGCATTCATACCAAATACCAAACGCCAGTGGTGGCCATCCTGGTCAGTGGCGGCATGGCGACCGTTGGTATTTTGGGAAGCCACCTGGCTGGCGATTTCTTTTTGGGTATCGATATCATGGTGACAGCTATGCTGGTCAATTTTTTACTGATGTGTCTTACCGTGATCCGACTGCCTTTTTACAATCCATCCCTGGCCCGTTCGGTCACGCTGTTTAAATCCCGCAGCATTCAATGGCTGATCGCCCTTCCAGGCGCTGCTTTATTGGTATTGTTCCTGGTGGTTCATACCCAAAAAGACCTTCAATCAACGGTGACGGCCTGGTACTTTCATTCAACGTTGGTTTGGCTGATCGTCATGGGCATCGCTTCGCTGATCTTCCTTTGGAAAATCCGACAATTAAAACGGGCGGGAAAGGATATTAAAACCGCTTTCAAATCACTACCACCCCATTAA
- a CDS encoding DUF1801 domain-containing protein, which produces MKKVNIKSDPQVKQKFQGYPEQIKEKLGNLRNLILETAGEIAGIGEVEETLKWGEPSYLVKKGSTIRIDWKPKNPDQYAMYFKCTSKLVPTFRQFYGGKFKFEDNRAIVFNMQDTIPEKELKECVALALQYHLLKHLPDLGKSA; this is translated from the coding sequence ATGAAAAAAGTGAATATTAAAAGTGATCCTCAAGTTAAACAGAAGTTTCAGGGCTATCCGGAGCAGATCAAAGAAAAACTAGGTAATTTGCGTAATTTGATTTTGGAAACTGCTGGAGAAATTGCGGGGATAGGGGAGGTCGAAGAAACCTTAAAGTGGGGAGAACCAAGCTATTTGGTCAAAAAGGGGAGTACCATCAGAATAGATTGGAAGCCTAAAAATCCAGATCAATATGCGATGTATTTTAAATGTACGAGCAAGTTAGTTCCAACCTTCAGGCAATTTTACGGCGGCAAATTTAAATTTGAGGACAATAGAGCCATTGTCTTTAATATGCAGGATACGATTCCGGAAAAGGAATTGAAGGAGTGTGTTGCCCTCGCTTTGCAGTATCACTTGCTTAAACATCTTCCTGATTTGGGAAAATCAGCCTAG